Proteins encoded within one genomic window of Anopheles gambiae chromosome 3, idAnoGambNW_F1_1, whole genome shotgun sequence:
- the LOC1270767 gene encoding protein mini spindles isoform X3 — MEEDTEYKKLPIDERCVHKLWKARVDGYEEAAKLFRTIDDEKSPEWNKYLGLIKKFVVDSNAVAQEKGLETALVFVENSGNAGKTVGEVMGGIVAKCIGAPKTKTKELAVQVTLMYVEIERQETVLEELLKGTEQKNPKIVAACVSAITLALREFGNKVINIKPIVKRLPALLSDRDKTVRDESKALTVEIYRWIGAAFKSQIASLPAVLLAELEAEFEKIGSEKATPVRYLRSQQEKQQQIAASVAEGAEGEDDGDGGDGGDAGDEIDPMDLIDPVDILSKLPKDFYDKLEAKKWQERKESLEALETLLQNPKLQPGDYGDVVRALKKVITKDTNVVLVALGGKCMAMLAKGLAKRFNTYAGACVPAILEKFKEKKTNVVTALRDAIDAIYPSTTMEAILEDVLEALGNKNPSVKMETASFLARSLTKTLPAALTKKILKPLIAALLKTLNEPDPGVRDAAADAIGTAMKLVGDKTIGPYLTEVDALKMAKIKECCERAVITVKIPAARKERPATAPAKAVSVIKKAPSETKVGASGGGGGAATLQRPATATVVKKVVSGGGLKKSATGGSIGGGRGAAGGGGAKASAAPPNTEKDLSQEEIDERASELLPPDALAGLGDANWKTRLSAVESFAAAVPGLEAKPGLSQVLLRSLAKKPGLKDTNFQVLKARLDTARTIVERYGITTTTADYMLTDATEKLGDAKNGSSAAALLTAIAEGGARLDYTVQRAMEFAFEQQKSPKVQQEVLLWVATALREFGFQVEAKGLLESARKAVQSSNAAVRTAGIALLGAMYLFMGQPLTMFFDSEKPALKQQIMAEFERCAGQKPPAPVRGAGAKAGAAGGGEDEDEEGGEGGADDEPAPMVNVNDLLPRIDISGQITEALLAELSDKNWKTRNEGLVRLQTIIAEAKLIKSTLGDLPQVLAQRLVDSNAKIAQTSVEICQQLAIAMGPPCRQYVRAFFPGFLKGLGDGKAFIRTACLTCINTWGEQAGYKDFFDGEMIADALKTGSPALRTELYGWLAEKLPGLPAKSIPKDELVAILPHLYTHITDRSADVRKNANEAVLGVMIHLGYDAMVKALDKQKPISKKDIQAALDKARPNLPVKVLPPPKAAPPPEESNVGSKLKLKAPKSAGAGGAAGRAGAGSAGSDKSGGGGGGAGGGSAGGSGGSSSSRKKEEDADSLAPLLAVNGLKKQRLVDEQKLKVLKWTFTTPREEFYELLKEQMQTANVNKALMVNMFHDDFRYHLKVIDALMEDLATNEEALICNLDLVMKWLSLRFYDTNPSVLLKGLEYLNQVFQRLVDRQYMLADIEGSSFVPHLLIKIGDPKDVVRNGVRSLLRQICLLYPFAKVFVFIMDALKSKNARQRAECLDELGYLIETYGLTVCQPSQPVALKEIARHISDRDNAVRNAALNAVVQAYFLAGEKIYKLIGQLSDKDLSMLDERIKRSKKASVLPAKKLPVPTAAGGPNLNETTLVAKESIVPSAVQELPHSGDGAADDAMDDDDTMVPPLADAVVVPMNLTDALPKLDQNLVRIIRGIANTDSFAAHAALNELNDILQSPEKQAVLRGYEEMYIQSVLQQFKNIQQKPIAESMNIYQPLLHSIFMFFASKSLGKHLTIVSIKNIIAVLLGLMADNRLVTGTDDAQFVKVVNGICLKILDRTNFTYMNCALIRLLKESCQTSCLPKFTDLQMKCIWRNVKVIPDRLAELDYEAVLLEVHDFMLTLPSTWWQTRPSDMPLRTVKTIIHNMTKIKGNAILQHLNTIPTRSELHSYVLRILKNINKDATTTAAAAGSLGVGGDGGGEGGGAPSLRPSTAGLLATAQHNAMNSDNNNHGAGRTGMMIGGGDGDGSNSVVGSEYQKYIAVNASVENGPDAAPQNKQNPEFWIDRLNHLLKKTTVGGQPNRGGSLLGATGTQLSLDGGGAAGVGGIGGVITDENLNLNQMQGSKFGFRRGLEVHDTTTTTTNLTGGTPVVSGTTSQRRELLQQKLEQLKQHK; from the exons ATGGAGGAGGACACGGAGTACAAGAAGCTGCCGATCGACGAGCGGTGCGTGCACAAGCTGTGGAAGGCGCGCGTCGACGGGTACGAGGAGGCGGCGAAGCTGTTCCGCACGATCGACGACGAGAAGTCGCCCGAGTGGAATAAGTACCTCGGGCTGATCAAGAAGTTCGTCGTCGACAGCAATGCGGTCGCGCAGGAGAAGGGCCTCGAGACGGCCCTGGTGTTCGTGGAGAACAGTGGCAACGCGGGCAAAACGGTCGGCGAGGTGATGGGCGGCATCGTGGCGAAGTGTATCGGGGCGCCCAAAACCAAGACGAAGGAGCTGGCGGTACAGGTCACGCTGATGTACGTGGAGATTGAGCGGCAGGAGACGGtgctggaggagctgctgAAGGGCACGGAGCAGAAGAATCCCAAAATAGTAGCGGCGTGCGTGAGCGCGATCACGCTGGCGCTGCGCGAGTTCGGCAACAAGGTGATCAACATCAAGCCGATCGTGAAGCGGCTGCCCGCGCTGCTGAGCGACCGCGACAAGACGGTGCGCGACGAGTCGAAGGCGCTCACGGTCGAGATTTACCGGTGGATTGGGGCGGCGTTCAAGTCGCAGATAGCGTCCCTGCCGGCCGTCCTGCTGGCCGAGCTGGAGGCGGAGTTCGAGAAGATTGGCAGCGAAAAGGCGACGCCGGTGCGGTACCTGCGCTCGCAGCAGGAAAAGCAGCAACAGATTGCCGCCTCCGTGGCGGAGGGCGCGGAAGGCGAGGACGATGGGGACGGGGGGGACGGGGGCGATGCGGGGGATGAGATCGATCCGATGGATCTGATCGACCCGGTCGACATCCTGTCGAAGCTGCCGAAGGACTTTTACGACAAGCTGGAGGCGAAGAAGTGGCAGGAGCGGAAGGAGTCGCTCGAGGCGCTGGAAACGCTGCTGCAGAACCCGAAGCTACAGCCCGGCGACTATGGGGATGTGGTGCGGGCGCTCAAGAAGGTGATCACGAAGGACACGAACGTGGTGCTGGTGGCGCTGGGCGGCAAATGTATGGCCATGCTGGCGAAAGGATTGGCCAAGCGGTTCAACACGTACGCTGGG GCCTGCGTTCCGGCGATACTGGAAAAGTTTaaggagaagaaaacgaaCGTGGTCACTGCGCTGCGCGATGCGATCGACGCGATCTATCCCTCCACCACGATGGAAGCGATCCTGGAGGATGTGCTGGAGGCGCTCGGCAACAAAAACCCCAGCGTCAAGATGGAAACGGCCTCCTTCCTTGCCCGCTCGCTCACCAAAACGCTGCCGGCGGCGCTGACGAAGAAGATCCTCAAACCGCTCATTGCGGCGCTGCTGAAAACGCTGAACGAGCCCGACCCGGGCGTGCGAGACGCGGCGGCCGACGCGATCGGCACCGCCATGAAGCTGGTGGGCGACAAAACGATTGGCCCGTACCTGACCGAGGTGGACGCGCTGAAGATGGCCAAGATCAAGGAGTGCTGCGAGCGGGCGGTCATTACGGTGAAGATACCGGCGGCGCGCAAGGAACGCCCTGCGACGGCACCGGCCAAAGCCGTGTCGGTAATCAAAAAAGCACCCTCGGAGACGAAGGTCGGGGcaagcggtggtggtggaggagcgGCCACACTGCAGCGCCCCGCAACGGCCACTGTCGTGAAGAAGGTGGTTTCGGGCGGTGGACTGAAGAAAAGTGCTACGGGTGGTTCGATTGGTGGCGGCAGGGGggctgccggtggtggtggcgcaaAGGCTTCGGCGGCACCGCCCAACACAGAAAAGGACCTGTCGCAGGAGGAGATTGACGAGCGGGCGAGTGAGCTGCTGCCGCCCGATGCACTGGCCGGACTCGGCGATGCCAACTGGAAGACGCGGCTGAGCGCGGTGGAATCGTTCGCGGCGGCCGTTCCCGGGCTGGAGGCAAAGCCAGGCCTGTCGCAGGTGTTGCTTCGCTCGCTGGCCAAAAAGCCGGGCCTGAAGGATACCAACTTCCAGGTGCTGAAGGCCCGGCTCGATACGGCCCGAACGATCGTCGAGCGGTACGGCATAACGACGACCACGGCCGACTACATGCTGACGGACGCGACGGAGAAGCTGGGCGACGCGAAGAACGGGTCGAGTGCGGCGGCACTGCTCACGGCGATAGCGGAGGGCGGCGCCCGGCTCGACTACACCGTCCAGCGGGCGATGGAGTTCGCCTTCGAGCAGCAAAAGTCCCCGAAGGTGCAGCAGGAGGTGCTGCTCTGGGTCGCGACGGCACTGCGCGAGTTCGGCTTTCAGGTCGAGGCGAAGGGGCTGCTGGAGAGCGCGCGCAAGGCGGTGCAGAGCAGCAATGCGGCGGTGCGCACCGCCGGCATCGCGCTGCTCGGTGCGATGTACCTGTTCATGGGCCAACCGTTGACGATGTTCTTCGACAGCGAGAAGCCGGCGCTGAAGCAGCAGATTATGGCAGAGTTTGAGCGTTGCGCGGGCCAGAAACCGCCGGCACCTGTGCGTGGCGCTGGCGCAAAGGCGGGAGCCGCCGGCGGTGGCGaagacgaggacgaggagggTGGCGAGGGAGGCGCAGACGATGAGCCGGCGCCGATGGTGAACGTGAACGATCTGCTGCCGCGCATCGACATTTCGGGCCAAATCACGGAAGCGCTGCTGGCGGAACTGTCGGACAAGAACTGGAAAACGCGCAACGAAGGGCTGGTGCGGCTGCAAACGATCATTGCCGAGGCGAAGCTGATCAAATCGACACTCGGGGATTTGCCGCAAGTGCTCGCCCAGCGGCTGGTCGACAGCAATGCAAAGATTGCGCAAACGTCGGTCGAAATCTGCCAGCAGCTGGCGATTGCGATGGGCCCACCGTGCCGGCAGTACGTGCGGGCGTTCTTCCCCGGCTTTCTGAAGGGGCTGGGCGACGGAAAGGCGTTCATCCGTACCGCCTGCCTCACGTGCATCAACACGTGGGGCGAGCAGGCCGGCTATAAGGACTTTTTCGACGGCGAGATGATCGCGGACGCGCTGAAAACGGGCAGCCCGGCCCTGCGCACCGAGCTGTACGGGTGGCTGGCGGAGAAGCTGCCCGGCCTGCCGGCGAAGAGCATCCCGAAGGACGAGCTGGTGGCGATCCTGCCCCACCTGTACACGCACATCACCGACCGCAGTGCGGACGTGCGCAAGAACGCGAACGAGGCCGTGCTGGGCGTGATGATTCACCTCGGGTACGACGCGATGGTGAAGGCGCTGGACAAGCAGAAGCCGATCTCGAAGAAGGACATCCAGGCGGCGCTCGACAAGGCGCGACCGAATCTGCCGGTGAAGGTGCTGCCACCGCCGAAAGCGGCGCCCCCGCCGGAGGAGAGCAACGTCGGCAGCAAGCTGAAGCTGAAAGCGCCCAAGTCAGCCGGAGCGGGTGGGGCGGCGGGTCGGGCAGGTGCGGGATCGGCCGGATCGGACAAGTCGGGTGGGGGCGGTGGTGGGGCCGGCGGGGGCAGTGCTGGTGGTAGCGGTGGAAGCAGCTCCTCCCGCAAAAAGGAGGAAGATGCCGACTCGCTGGCCCCGCTGCTGGCGGTGAACGGGCTGAAGAAGCAGCGCCTGGTGGACGAGCAGAAGCTGAAGGTGCTGAAGTGGACGTTCACCACGCCGCGGGAAGAGTTTTACGAGCTGCTGAAGGAGCAAATGCAGACGGCGAACGTGAACAAGGCGCTGATGGTGAACATGTTCCACGACGACTTCCGCTACCATCTCAAGGTGATCGATGCGCTGATGGAGGATCTGGCCACCAACGAGGAGGCGCTGATCTGCAATCTGGACCTCGTGATGAAGTGGCTGTCGCTGCGCTTCTACGACACCAACCCGTCGGTGCTGCTCAAGGGCCTCGAGTACCTGAACCAGGTGTTCCAGCGGCTGGTCGACCGGCAGTACATGCTGGCCGACATCGAGGGCAGCTCGTTCGTGCCGCACCTGCTGATCAAGATCGGCGACCCGAAGGACGTCGTGCGGAACGGGGTGCGCTCGCTGCTGCGCCAGATCTGTCTGCTCTACCCGTTCGCGAAGGTGTTCGTCTTCATCATGGATGCGCTCAAGAGCAAGAACGCGCGCCAGCGGGCGGAGTGTTTGGACGAGCTGGGCTACCTGATTGAAACGTACGGGCTGACCGTTTGCCAGCCGTCGCAGCCGGTTGCGCTGAAGGAGATCGCGCGCCACATTTCCGACCGTGACAATGCGGTACGCAACGCGGCGCTGAATGCGGTCGTGCAGGCGTACTTTTTGGCGGGCGAGAAGATCTACAAGCTGATCGGGCAGCTGTCGGACAAGGACCTGTCGATGCTGGACGAGCGCATCAAGCGCTCGAAGAAGGCGTCGGTACTGCCGGCGAAGAAGCTGCCCGTGCCGACGGCGGCGGGCGGGCCGAATCTCAACGAAACGACGCTGGTGGCGAAGGAAAGCATCGTGCCGTCGGCGGTGCAGGAGCTACCCCACTCCGGCGATGGAGCAGCGGATGATGCGATGGACGACGACGATACGATGGTGCCACCGCTCGCGGATGCGGTCGTCGTGCCGATGAA TTTGACCGATGCGCTGCCAAAGCTGGATCAGAACTTGGTGCGCATCATCCGGGGCATCGCCAACACGGACAGCTTCGCCGCACATGCCGCCTTAAACGAGCTCAACGATATACTGCAATCGCCGGAAAAGCAGGCCGTACTGCGCGGCTACGAGGAAATGTACATACAGAGCGTGCTGCAGCAGTTTAAG AACATCCAGCAAAAACCGATCGCCGAATCGATGAACATCTACCAGCCGCTGCTGCACagcattttcatgtttttcgcCTCCAAATCGCTCGGCAAGCATCTGACGATCGTGTCGATCAAGAACATCATCGCCGTGCTGCTGGGCCTGATGGCGGACAATCGGCTGGTGACCGGCACGGACGACGCCCAGTTCGTGAAGGTGGTGAACGGCATCTGTCTGAAGATACTGGATCGCACCAACTTCACCTACATGAACTGTGCGCTGATCCGGCTGCTGAAGGAGTCCTGCCAAACGAGCTGCCTGCCAAAGTTTACCGACCTGCAGATGAAGTGCATCTGGCGCAACGTGAAGGTCATCCCGGACCGGTTGGCCGAGCTGGATTACGAGGCGGTCCTgctggaggtgcacgactttATGCTGACCCTACCGTCGACCTGGTGGCAGACGCGCCCATCCGATATGCCGCTGCGCACGGTCAAAACCATCATCCACAATATGACGAAAATCAAGGGCAACGCGATACTGCAGCATTTGAACACGATCCCGACCCGGTCGGAGCTGCACTCGTACGTGCTGCGCATACTGAAGAACATCAACAAGGatgcgacgacgacggcggcggcggccggttCGTTGGGCGTTGGCGGTGATGGTGGCGGTGAGGGAGGAGGTGCACCTTCGTTGCGACCGAGCACGGCCGGGCTGCTGGCGACCGCACAGCACAACGCAATGAACAGTGACAATAACAATCACGGAGCGGGCCGCACCGGCATGATGATTGGTGGTGGCGATGGGGATGGAAGTAACTCGGTGGTGGGTTCGGAGTACCAGAAGTATATTGCGGTGAATGCGAGCGTCGAAAATGGTCCCGATG CTGCtccgcaaaacaaacaaaatcccgAGTTTTGGATCGATCGACTGAATCACCTGCTG AAAAAGACGACCGTCGGTGGGCAACCGAACCGTGGCGGCAGCCTGTTGGGCGCAACCGGCACGCAACTCTCGCTGGACGGTGGCGGTGCGGCCGGTGTTGGTGGCATTGGCGGGGTGATTACGGACGAGAATCTGAACCTGAACCAAATGCAGGGCAGCAAGTTCGGCTTTCGGCGCGGGCTGGAGGTGcacgacaccaccaccaccactaccaaccTGACCGGTGGGACGCCCGTGGTCAGCGGCACGACCTCACAACGGCGCGAGCTGTTGCAGCAAAAGCTGGAGCAACTAAAGCAGCACAAGTGA